In Alphaproteobacteria bacterium US3C007, one genomic interval encodes:
- a CDS encoding DUF6446 family protein — translation MTGKLLALSIILAAMVAGISIYYLQIYAFYDEVVADGETDVVLTRRGDGAVTPIAYQDFQAIDSSSSPIRYRACFTTSEPLVALQSKFVTLETAEPLVAPKWFDCFDAAFLGAQIEQGKARAFLAVENLTYGIDRIVTILPDGRGFAWTKINRCGKVVFDGKTAPEDCPKPVERD, via the coding sequence ATGACCGGCAAACTTCTTGCATTGAGCATTATCCTTGCCGCGATGGTGGCGGGTATTTCGATTTATTACCTGCAGATCTATGCGTTTTACGATGAGGTTGTGGCAGATGGGGAAACGGATGTGGTGTTAACCCGGCGTGGTGACGGCGCAGTGACCCCGATCGCCTATCAAGATTTTCAGGCGATTGACTCGAGCAGCTCGCCAATCCGGTATCGGGCGTGTTTTACAACTTCTGAACCTTTGGTGGCGCTTCAAAGCAAATTTGTGACGCTTGAGACAGCCGAACCCCTAGTGGCTCCAAAATGGTTTGACTGTTTTGACGCCGCGTTTTTAGGGGCGCAAATCGAACAAGGTAAAGCGCGCGCGTTCTTAGCAGTGGAAAACTTGACTTACGGGATCGATCGCATCGTGACGATCCTACCGGATGGACGGGGCTTTGCCTGGACCAAGATTAACCGCTGCGGCAAGGTGGTATTTGATGGGAAAACCGCCCCCGAAGATTGCCCCAAGCCTGTCGAAAGAGACTGA
- a CDS encoding glycine--tRNA ligase subunit alpha → MTQSPPRCFQDIILRLQAYWAAQGCAIMQPYDMEVGAGTFHPATTLRSLGARPWAAAYVQPSRRPTDGRYGENPNRLQHYYQYQVLIKPSPPELQALYLGSLEAIGIDMALHDIRFVEDDWESPTLGAWGLGWEVWCDGMEVSQFTYFQQVGGHDCHPVSGELTYGLERLAMYVLGVDHVMDMPFNAPDAPIHLSYGDVFKQTEEEYARWNFDVANTDQLLRHFEEAEAECAAILEQEHIDPKTQKRIIMAHPAYDQCIKASHLFNLLDARGVISVTERQAYIGRVRALAKQCADAFVLTAAGGQTQ, encoded by the coding sequence ATGACCCAATCGCCTCCGCGTTGTTTTCAAGATATCATACTTAGGCTGCAAGCCTATTGGGCAGCGCAAGGCTGCGCCATCATGCAACCTTATGATATGGAAGTGGGCGCGGGCACGTTTCACCCGGCGACCACGTTGCGTTCACTGGGCGCGCGGCCTTGGGCAGCGGCCTATGTGCAACCTTCTCGGCGGCCCACCGATGGTCGCTATGGGGAAAACCCGAACCGGTTGCAGCATTATTATCAATATCAAGTGTTGATAAAGCCCAGCCCCCCCGAATTGCAGGCGTTATATTTAGGTTCGCTAGAAGCGATTGGCATTGATATGGCGCTGCATGATATTCGGTTTGTCGAGGATGATTGGGAAAGCCCGACCCTGGGCGCATGGGGGCTAGGTTGGGAAGTGTGGTGCGATGGGATGGAAGTGTCGCAATTTACTTATTTTCAACAGGTTGGCGGGCATGATTGCCACCCGGTCTCGGGCGAATTGACCTATGGTTTAGAGCGATTGGCGATGTATGTGCTGGGCGTCGATCATGTGATGGATATGCCCTTTAACGCGCCGGATGCCCCGATCCATCTGTCATATGGCGATGTGTTCAAACAAACCGAAGAAGAATATGCGCGGTGGAATTTTGATGTTGCCAATACCGATCAATTGCTGCGTCATTTTGAAGAGGCCGAGGCGGAATGCGCCGCGATTTTGGAGCAAGAGCATATTGACCCAAAAACCCAAAAGCGCATCATCATGGCGCATCCGGCCTATGATCAATGCATCAAGGCCAGCCATCTGTTCAATCTGTTGGATGCGCGGGGCGTGATTTCGGTCACCGAACGCCAAGCCTATATTGGCCGGGTGCGCGCGCTGGCCAAGCAATGCGCCGATGCGTTTGTGTTAACCGCCGCTGGGGGCCAAACACAATGA
- a CDS encoding thiamine pyrophosphate-dependent enzyme → MSKPGHWHHPTGFGTLGYALPAAIGGAIGRPGLPRAAIIGDYGFQYSLPELGVAAELGLSLPIILWDNTKLQEIEDSMISAQIAPQAVQALNPNFSTLAEAYGCAACKPSLLADLPGIIEAAFCAGRPTLIHLTPDID, encoded by the coding sequence ATGTCGAAACCGGGCCATTGGCATCATCCGACAGGATTTGGAACTTTGGGATATGCGCTGCCCGCTGCTATTGGAGGTGCGATTGGCCGCCCCGGTTTGCCGAGAGCAGCGATTATCGGAGATTACGGATTTCAATATTCCCTGCCGGAATTGGGCGTTGCAGCTGAGCTCGGATTATCGCTTCCGATTATCCTATGGGACAACACCAAGCTGCAGGAAATTGAAGATAGTATGATCTCTGCGCAAATTGCGCCTCAGGCTGTGCAGGCGTTAAACCCGAATTTCTCAACCTTGGCGGAAGCTTATGGATGCGCCGCCTGCAAGCCCAGCTTGCTGGCTGATTTGCCTGGTATAATAGAGGCTGCTTTCTGCGCAGGCCGCCCCACATTAATTCATCTAACCCCTGATATCGATTGA
- a CDS encoding serine protease has protein sequence MSITFSNFVMAQTPVWIQIETRPSLLEIEDRARAYSAKLPNISAFSLGSGWYVIAMGPFSEEIADAQRRDLQSRLAIPSDSFVTSGSSYGAQIWPSSLQSGSGVETATLAPQDGTGRTQRRIITEPLKDSNAQTDLEDETLEQARLTESQLSMPEKKNLQTALKSEGYYTSVIDGIFGQGTRSSMQAWQEDNGFDATGVLTSQQRQELLAQYNAVLEDLDLRLMTDLEAGISLKMPMGLVEFERYAPPLAHFKAKDDSAAAIYLISQAGDSKALRAIYKALGSTEIIPENGPRRLYDDRFSIRGEDRAIISFAQAELVEGSIKGFVLVWPAQQKSQQKRLLREMRQSFGVLSGALDPDLGRAYGEMPDQVYGLNTKKPIFVRSGIYVSNQGHVLTDALDLTQCGRVTLEDSYEAKVLAMDISGNVALLQPQTMLSPIAVAKFARRAAAFGDPLLLAGHSFEGRLGGASVTAAKIEDLKGLGGEENRLRLSLDALPGDAGGPLLDRSGAVAGLLLAPRPGTRSLPGKTHHALKAEPLKELLFNAGLIANTGLSSEPLLDVQITRAARPLAALVSCWAQ, from the coding sequence TTGAGCATAACGTTTTCGAATTTTGTGATGGCCCAAACACCGGTTTGGATTCAAATCGAAACCCGGCCAAGCTTGCTTGAAATTGAAGATCGGGCACGGGCCTATTCCGCCAAGCTGCCCAATATTAGCGCCTTTTCGCTTGGATCAGGCTGGTATGTGATCGCGATGGGCCCGTTCAGCGAAGAAATTGCAGACGCGCAGCGGCGCGATTTGCAATCACGCTTGGCCATTCCAAGCGATAGTTTCGTCACCTCCGGGTCGAGCTATGGGGCGCAAATCTGGCCAAGCAGCTTGCAAAGCGGAAGCGGTGTGGAAACGGCGACGCTGGCCCCACAAGACGGGACGGGTCGCACGCAACGCCGCATCATCACCGAACCGCTTAAGGATTCAAACGCGCAAACAGATTTGGAAGACGAAACCCTGGAACAGGCGCGGCTAACAGAATCCCAATTGAGCATGCCCGAAAAGAAAAACCTACAAACCGCGCTGAAAAGCGAAGGCTATTACACATCGGTTATTGATGGCATATTCGGGCAAGGCACCCGCAGCTCTATGCAGGCATGGCAAGAGGATAACGGGTTTGACGCGACGGGGGTTTTAACCAGCCAACAAAGACAAGAGCTTTTGGCGCAATATAATGCGGTTCTTGAAGATCTTGATCTGAGGCTAATGACCGATCTAGAAGCCGGCATCAGCTTGAAAATGCCAATGGGCTTGGTGGAATTTGAACGCTATGCGCCTCCGCTTGCGCATTTCAAAGCCAAAGATGATAGCGCCGCGGCGATCTATCTGATTTCGCAAGCGGGCGATTCCAAAGCTTTGCGCGCCATCTATAAAGCCTTGGGATCAACCGAAATCATCCCCGAGAATGGACCACGCCGGCTTTATGATGATCGCTTTTCGATCAGGGGCGAGGATCGTGCGATAATTTCTTTCGCGCAGGCCGAGTTGGTTGAGGGCAGCATAAAAGGCTTTGTTTTGGTATGGCCGGCGCAACAAAAAAGCCAGCAAAAGCGTTTATTGCGTGAAATGCGGCAAAGCTTTGGCGTGCTTAGCGGTGCGTTGGATCCCGATTTAGGGCGCGCCTATGGAGAGATGCCCGATCAAGTCTATGGGTTAAATACCAAAAAACCCATCTTTGTACGCTCGGGTATTTATGTATCAAATCAAGGCCATGTTCTGACAGATGCGTTGGATTTAACCCAATGTGGCCGGGTCACGTTAGAAGATTCCTATGAGGCCAAGGTCTTGGCAATGGATATCAGCGGAAACGTGGCGTTGTTGCAGCCTCAAACGATGCTATCCCCCATTGCTGTTGCGAAATTTGCCCGGCGCGCGGCGGCGTTTGGCGATCCGCTTTTATTGGCAGGTCATTCTTTCGAAGGGCGCTTGGGCGGCGCCAGCGTTACAGCGGCAAAAATTGAAGATCTCAAGGGTCTTGGCGGAGAAGAGAATAGGCTCCGGCTCTCATTAGACGCGCTGCCCGGCGATGCCGGGGGGCCCTTGCTCGATCGCAGTGGTGCGGTGGCGGGATTGCTTTTGGCACCTCGGCCGGGAACGCGCAGTTTACCGGGCAAAACCCATCATGCTTTAAAAGCAGAACCGCTCAAAGAGCTTTTGTTCAATGCCGGATTGATCGCAAATACCGGGCTGTCCTCGGAGCCATTATTGGACGTTCAAATCACCCGCGCGGCCAGGCCACTTGCCGCTTTGGTCAGTTGTTGGGCCCAATAA